From a single Anaerolineae bacterium genomic region:
- a CDS encoding ferrous iron transport protein A has translation MTTPTTITTVIRTLDQLLPGQTAVIKQIGGRGDFRRRMSEVGLTAGAVIEMLSATTLGDPIEYLLNGRRLLLRRAEARVIVVEL, from the coding sequence ATGACAACCCCAACCACGATCACCACGGTTATCCGCACGCTTGATCAATTGCTGCCCGGTCAAACGGCCGTGATCAAGCAGATTGGCGGGCGTGGCGATTTCCGCCGACGGATGAGCGAGGTCGGCCTGACAGCGGGTGCAGTGATTGAAATGCTCAGCGCAACCACCCTGGGCGATCCGATCGAGTACCTACTGAATGGCCGCCGCCTGCTGCTGCGCCGCGCCGAAGCGCGGGTTATCGTGGTCGAACTGTAG
- a CDS encoding response regulator — translation MTMRHILIVDDLADTRMLLRLILAGRGGYVTLEAATGAEALALVAHQKPDAIIIDYMMPDMNGLEICQRLRVMPGLADLPILMLTAQISPTLREEALAAGVTSFMTKPVIPADLLAEVARLIGAAARV, via the coding sequence ATGACGATGCGTCATATCCTCATTGTCGACGACCTGGCTGACACAAGGATGTTATTGCGCCTGATCCTGGCGGGCAGGGGCGGCTACGTCACCCTGGAAGCGGCTACCGGCGCGGAGGCGCTGGCGCTGGTGGCGCACCAGAAGCCGGACGCCATCATCATCGACTACATGATGCCTGACATGAACGGCCTGGAAATCTGCCAGCGGCTGCGAGTCATGCCCGGCCTGGCTGACCTGCCGATCCTGATGCTGACCGCACAGATCAGCCCGACCCTGCGGGAGGAAGCCCTGGCCGCGGGCGTCACCAGCTTCATGACCAAACCGGTTATCCCGGCTGACCTGCTGGCCGAAGTGGCCCGCCTGATCGGGGCCGCGGCCAGAGTCTAG
- a CDS encoding C_GCAxxG_C_C family protein: MTDHPAEQGRQAFQSGLYCAESVLLAIARSQGIESPLIPRIATGFCSGIANTRGMCGALSGAIMGLGLLLGRDTPAQSVEPVYAAVQQVLERFQAEFGSTGCYELCGCALGTPEGEARFVATNQGARCAAYVAAAVRLVLAIGGDGGAA, from the coding sequence ATGACCGACCATCCCGCCGAGCAGGGCCGCCAGGCCTTCCAGTCCGGCCTGTACTGCGCGGAAAGCGTGCTGCTGGCCATCGCCCGCAGCCAGGGCATCGAGTCGCCGCTCATCCCCCGGATCGCCACCGGCTTCTGCAGCGGTATCGCCAACACGCGCGGCATGTGCGGCGCGCTCTCCGGCGCGATCATGGGCCTGGGGCTACTGCTGGGCCGCGATACCCCGGCGCAGTCGGTCGAGCCGGTCTACGCCGCCGTGCAGCAGGTGCTGGAGCGCTTCCAGGCGGAATTCGGGTCAACCGGCTGCTATGAATTGTGCGGCTGCGCGCTGGGCACGCCGGAAGGGGAAGCCCGCTTCGTCGCCACCAACCAGGGCGCGCGCTGCGCGGCCTATGTCGCCGCCGCCGTGCGCCTGGTCCTGGCGATCGGCGGGGATGGCGGCGCAGCGTAG
- a CDS encoding glycoside hydrolase family 31 protein yields MRLTTMSSAVLRSLDGHGMTLSGPHGEALRIDILEQDVVRLWFMPDGTPRLNRTWAVAGPGGAMPREGRRRDDLSPFTLPGFSHEMAGQAIHLHAGRLTLHIDLARLHIVWADATGTAFAADLWGRGFAHDRGGRAVRHTLARRADEHYYGFGEKAGPLDKAGLRLRMDAVDALAYNAENSDPLYKHWPFGITYVPDRGIAYGLFYDNPASAVFDLGREINAIYGPYRYYEAADGDIDCYLIYGPGIPEVVEKFTRLTGRPCLPPRWTLGYLGSTMRYTELPDADAQLRGFIARCAGHDIPCDGFHLSSGYTTDAAGKRQVFTWNRAKIPDPAAMTAAFHTAGMHVLANIKPHLLRSNPAYDEVVGRGGFVRAAEADAPEVVDYWSGGIAETDPASYIDFSSAAGFDWWRGQVRQALLECGVDAPWNDNNEFELRDDAARCAGFGELLPVGLARPILTLLMGLASYEAVREAHPDRRPFVVTRAASPGMQRYAQTWSGDNHTSWHTLRYNIPMGLGLSLSGMPNTGHDVGGFAGQPPEPELFLRWVQNGIFHPRFTIHSLGLGGQATEPWMYPEVLPLVREAIRFRYRLLPYLYTLLAEAARTGAPIVRPLVYHFAHDPHCRMESFDFMLGPNLLVASVLEPGARTRAVYLPAGTAWCDFHTGQWHAGGQMVTLDAPLERIPLLVPADGLIPLGRAMRHVGAEPDSLREVHVFPSPGGGEGAFALVEDDGWSMAYTRGEQTRLTLRVAATAAQIVLAVDPPQGGFPLPYDTVAFVLPPGEMRPVSGGEVATGEDGRRRVQVAVPPGR; encoded by the coding sequence ATGCGTTTGACCACCATGAGCAGCGCTGTCCTGCGCAGCTTGGACGGGCACGGCATGACGCTGAGCGGCCCGCACGGCGAAGCCCTGCGCATTGACATCCTGGAACAGGATGTGGTCCGCCTGTGGTTCATGCCGGATGGTACGCCGCGCCTGAACCGTACCTGGGCGGTCGCTGGGCCAGGTGGCGCGATGCCCCGCGAGGGCCGCCGCCGCGATGATCTGTCGCCCTTCACGCTGCCGGGCTTCAGCCACGAGATGGCCGGTCAGGCGATTCACCTGCATGCCGGCCGGCTGACCCTGCACATCGATCTGGCGCGGCTCCATATCGTCTGGGCGGACGCCACCGGGACGGCGTTTGCCGCCGACCTGTGGGGGCGCGGCTTTGCCCACGATCGGGGCGGGCGGGCAGTGCGTCACACCCTGGCCCGCCGCGCTGACGAGCACTACTATGGCTTTGGCGAGAAGGCCGGACCGCTGGACAAGGCGGGGTTGCGCCTGCGCATGGACGCCGTCGACGCGCTGGCCTATAACGCCGAGAACAGCGACCCCCTTTACAAGCACTGGCCATTTGGCATCACGTATGTGCCTGACCGGGGGATTGCTTACGGCCTGTTCTATGATAATCCGGCCAGTGCTGTCTTTGACCTGGGGCGGGAGATCAATGCCATCTACGGCCCGTACCGCTACTACGAAGCCGCTGACGGCGACATCGATTGCTACCTGATCTACGGGCCGGGTATCCCGGAGGTGGTGGAGAAGTTCACCCGTCTGACCGGGCGGCCCTGCCTGCCGCCGCGCTGGACGCTGGGCTATCTCGGCTCGACGATGCGCTATACCGAATTGCCGGACGCCGACGCGCAACTGCGTGGCTTCATCGCCCGCTGCGCCGGGCACGACATCCCCTGTGATGGCTTCCACCTCTCCTCCGGCTACACTACCGACGCGGCGGGCAAGCGCCAGGTCTTCACCTGGAACCGGGCCAAAATCCCCGATCCGGCGGCCATGACCGCCGCTTTCCATACGGCGGGGATGCACGTGCTGGCCAACATCAAGCCGCACCTGTTGCGCTCCAACCCCGCCTATGACGAGGTGGTCGGGCGTGGCGGCTTTGTCCGCGCAGCGGAAGCCGATGCGCCGGAGGTAGTGGACTACTGGAGTGGTGGGATTGCTGAAACTGACCCGGCGTCGTATATCGATTTCAGCAGCGCCGCCGGTTTTGACTGGTGGCGGGGGCAGGTCAGGCAGGCGCTGCTGGAGTGCGGCGTCGACGCGCCCTGGAACGACAACAACGAGTTTGAACTGCGCGATGACGCCGCCCGTTGCGCTGGATTCGGTGAGCTGTTGCCGGTCGGGCTGGCCCGGCCAATCCTGACCCTGTTGATGGGCCTGGCTTCCTATGAAGCCGTGCGGGAAGCGCACCCCGATCGGCGGCCGTTCGTAGTGACGCGGGCGGCCTCGCCCGGCATGCAGCGCTACGCGCAGACGTGGTCCGGCGATAACCACACCTCCTGGCATACGCTGCGTTACAACATCCCAATGGGGCTGGGCCTGAGCCTTTCCGGGATGCCCAACACCGGTCATGACGTCGGCGGGTTTGCCGGGCAGCCGCCGGAGCCGGAGTTGTTCCTCCGCTGGGTGCAGAACGGCATCTTTCACCCGCGCTTCACCATTCATTCGCTGGGTCTGGGCGGCCAGGCCACCGAGCCGTGGATGTACCCGGAGGTGTTGCCGCTTGTGCGGGAAGCTATCCGCTTCCGTTACCGGCTGCTGCCATACCTCTACACATTGCTGGCGGAGGCGGCGCGGACCGGCGCCCCGATTGTGCGCCCTCTGGTCTATCACTTCGCCCATGATCCGCACTGCCGGATGGAGTCGTTCGACTTCATGCTGGGGCCAAACCTGCTGGTAGCCTCCGTGCTGGAGCCGGGGGCGCGGACGCGGGCGGTTTACCTCCCTGCTGGAACGGCCTGGTGCGATTTTCATACAGGCCAGTGGCACGCGGGCGGGCAGATGGTGACGCTGGACGCGCCGCTGGAGCGCATCCCGCTGCTGGTCCCCGCCGATGGGTTGATCCCGCTGGGGCGGGCTATGCGCCATGTGGGGGCGGAGCCAGACAGCCTGCGCGAGGTACATGTTTTCCCGTCGCCGGGTGGGGGCGAGGGTGCCTTTGCGCTGGTGGAAGATGACGGCTGGAGCATGGCCTACACCCGCGGGGAGCAGACCCGTTTGACGCTGCGCGTTGCGGCTACGGCGGCGCAGATCGTCCTGGCTGTTGACCCGCCGCAGGGCGGCTTCCCATTGCCTTACGACACGGTGGCGTTTGTGCTGCCGCCCGGCGAAATGCGCCCGGTTTCCGGCGGCGAGGTTGCTACAGGCGAGGATGGCCGCCGGCGGGTGCAGGTGGCGGTGCCGCCCGGTCGGTGA
- a CDS encoding MFS transporter yields the protein MQRDREYWLVAGGYALIFGAMALVEPYLVPHLLGLGLSGTEVGNLMAVVNLIGLLFIPLASSAADRSGRHRRITVWSTLLQAAAALAMGLLTIPLLVGAAVIPFRYFTGLGMTARNRLALAWLQARNSRDYGSLRLWGSLGFAGCVVIGGVVAQRAGVPLLFVASAAVALASLALLQPFAAQLPTQEQRRREGRPSPVLVLLLLVIILMSLSRAAYNGWVQDFIQTGLGGGQSAVGLYMALVALIEVPVMAYEHHLVQKWGSGTTWALGLILVAAGFWLFSLVQTVPQALLLALPMGVSQGFTIVAPVVLIGQVSRPHNTTLNLALAGVLGNLGTLIGSPIAGRLFDAYGVRTLLQVGALGMFLTLIVLVGGLRLAGLGALRPEGAGR from the coding sequence ATGCAGCGCGATCGCGAATACTGGCTGGTGGCAGGCGGCTACGCCCTGATCTTCGGTGCGATGGCTCTGGTGGAGCCGTACCTGGTCCCGCACCTGCTGGGACTGGGGCTTTCCGGCACCGAAGTCGGCAATCTGATGGCGGTGGTCAACCTGATCGGGCTGCTGTTCATCCCGCTGGCGTCCTCAGCGGCAGATCGCAGCGGGCGGCACCGGCGGATCACGGTGTGGTCAACGCTGCTGCAGGCGGCTGCCGCGCTGGCGATGGGCCTGCTGACGATCCCTCTGCTGGTCGGCGCGGCGGTGATCCCCTTCCGCTACTTCACCGGGCTGGGGATGACCGCCCGCAACCGGCTGGCGCTGGCCTGGCTGCAGGCGCGTAACAGCCGGGATTACGGCAGCCTGCGCCTGTGGGGATCGCTCGGTTTTGCCGGGTGTGTGGTGATCGGCGGCGTGGTGGCCCAGCGGGCCGGCGTGCCGCTCCTGTTCGTGGCCAGCGCCGCGGTTGCCCTGGCCTCGCTGGCGCTGCTGCAGCCATTCGCGGCGCAGCTGCCCACCCAGGAACAGCGCCGGCGGGAAGGGCGGCCCTCGCCGGTGCTGGTGTTGCTCCTGCTGGTGATCATCCTGATGTCCCTCTCCCGCGCCGCCTATAACGGTTGGGTGCAGGATTTCATCCAGACCGGCCTGGGCGGCGGGCAGAGCGCGGTCGGGCTGTACATGGCTCTGGTGGCGCTGATCGAGGTGCCGGTGATGGCCTACGAGCACCATCTGGTGCAGAAGTGGGGTTCCGGGACGACCTGGGCGCTGGGATTGATCCTGGTGGCGGCGGGCTTCTGGCTGTTTTCGCTGGTGCAGACAGTCCCCCAGGCGTTGCTGCTGGCTTTGCCGATGGGTGTCTCGCAGGGCTTCACCATTGTCGCGCCGGTGGTGCTGATCGGGCAGGTCAGCCGCCCGCATAACACGACGCTTAACCTGGCGCTGGCCGGGGTGCTGGGCAACCTGGGCACGCTGATCGGCAGCCCGATCGCCGGGCGGCTGTTCGACGCTTACGGCGTGCGGACGTTGCTGCAGGTGGGCGCGCTGGGGATGTTCCTGACGCTGATCGTGCTGGTGGGGGGGCTGCGGCTGGCAGGGCTGGGCGCGCTGCGCCCGGAGGGCGCAGGCCGGTAA
- a CDS encoding class I SAM-dependent methyltransferase — MADSQDAMSSDRSRYERYLAAYRGAEPPPWDTGIVPPEVRALAEGPQALPPGRALDVGCGTGVSTVYLARRGWRVTGVDWVAAALRQARARARAAGLGRAQIRFVRADVGATDFLIEHPPVDLWLDIGCLHGLAEEERRRYADHAARLVAAGGLLRLYAWQRQAGTDDPPGLNPEDVASLFGAAFVLVAVVFSRDTAGEERPAAWYALRRRQAGVSP; from the coding sequence TTGGCCGACAGCCAGGACGCGATGAGCAGCGATCGGTCACGCTACGAACGCTATCTGGCGGCGTACCGTGGTGCGGAGCCGCCACCCTGGGATACCGGTATCGTGCCGCCGGAGGTGCGGGCGCTGGCAGAAGGGCCACAGGCGCTCCCGCCTGGGCGGGCGTTGGATGTGGGCTGTGGCACGGGCGTCAGCACGGTGTACCTGGCCAGGCGCGGCTGGCGGGTGACCGGCGTGGACTGGGTGGCCGCCGCGCTCAGGCAGGCCCGCGCCCGTGCGCGAGCCGCTGGTCTGGGCCGGGCGCAGATCCGTTTTGTGCGCGCGGATGTCGGCGCGACGGATTTTCTGATCGAGCATCCCCCGGTTGATCTGTGGCTGGATATTGGCTGTCTGCACGGGCTGGCGGAAGAAGAACGGCGGCGCTATGCCGACCATGCGGCGCGGCTGGTAGCGGCGGGCGGCCTGCTGCGCCTGTACGCCTGGCAGCGGCAGGCAGGCACGGATGACCCGCCGGGCCTTAACCCGGAGGATGTGGCAAGTCTGTTTGGTGCTGCCTTCGTGCTGGTAGCAGTCGTTTTCAGCCGGGATACCGCTGGCGAAGAACGTCCGGCAGCCTGGTATGCGCTGCGCCGCCGGCAGGCGGGGGTGAGTCCCTAG
- a CDS encoding HD domain-containing protein, with amino-acid sequence MSDSVFDALQSTGNIGRDVSAFLTAMGRADTLAHTRQVVGQARILAARFGRDMAGDMTRAAQAAWCHDLAAVVPPQNLLDEIRRWNVRLKLEDRAIPPLLHGPLAAAVARRKLGITSRVVLNAIRYHSTLRAGAGRLEKIVFVADKVALDPASPRHDFLPALKAALDVGLDAMAFAYLDWVIRHEDELGWTIHPNLRAAHAELCANQVAGEEPVAHAR; translated from the coding sequence ATGAGTGATAGTGTCTTTGACGCGCTGCAGTCGACGGGCAACATTGGTCGGGATGTCAGCGCGTTTCTGACGGCAATGGGCCGGGCTGATACGCTGGCCCATACCCGCCAGGTGGTGGGCCAGGCCCGCATCCTGGCGGCGCGCTTTGGCCGTGATATGGCCGGGGATATGACCCGCGCGGCCCAGGCGGCCTGGTGCCATGATCTGGCGGCCGTCGTGCCGCCGCAGAATCTGCTGGACGAGATCAGGCGATGGAACGTCCGCCTCAAGCTGGAAGACCGCGCCATCCCGCCGCTCTTGCACGGTCCACTGGCGGCGGCGGTCGCCCGGCGGAAGCTGGGCATCACCAGCCGGGTCGTGCTGAACGCCATTCGCTATCATTCCACGCTGCGCGCCGGGGCGGGCCGGCTGGAGAAAATCGTCTTTGTGGCGGATAAGGTCGCCCTTGATCCCGCCTCGCCGCGTCATGACTTCCTGCCCGCGCTCAAGGCGGCGCTGGATGTCGGGCTGGATGCGATGGCCTTTGCCTACCTGGACTGGGTGATCCGCCACGAGGACGAACTGGGGTGGACGATCCATCCCAACCTGCGGGCAGCGCACGCTGAGCTGTGCGCGAACCAGGTTGCCGGGGAGGAACCGGTCGCTCATGCCCGTTGA